The following proteins are encoded in a genomic region of Grus americana isolate bGruAme1 chromosome 5, bGruAme1.mat, whole genome shotgun sequence:
- the NAA30 gene encoding N-alpha-acetyltransferase 30 isoform X2 has product MAEVPPGPSSVLSPQGDTLSPFPGGGGGAASSSSSTSSAAAAACTGAQDEEAEEEEEEEGPAGGREQQQRGGGGSDGGKGGPQQHRLHHHHHHPPHHNHQLNGLISPELRHLRASLKSKILSSEAGAAPEGLENKRASKTMGSGQQQSSPPTTAPCSSSLTNHLPPQGRTAPSPPSPPAAAATGDRSQPAATTTAAAKTAARNGLAGGTGLEEEEQEEGDEGEEENKSLLLLSTSLAAACSLKGSGTDSQPEEDLTIRYVRYESELQMPDIMRLITKDLSEPYSIYTYRYFIHNWPQLCFLAMVGEECVGAIVCKLDMHKKMFRRGYIAMLAVDSKYRRKGIGCIGNRNHK; this is encoded by the exons ATGGCCGAGGTACCGCCGGGGCCTAGCAGCGTCCTCTCCCCGCAGGGGGATACGCTCTCCCCCTTCcccggaggaggagggggggctgcttcctcctcctcttccacctcctctgctgccgccgccgcctgcaCCGGGGCCCAGGACGAGGAGGccgaagaggaggaggaagaggagggaccCGCGGGCGGacgggagcagcagcagcgaggaggaggaggcagcgacGGCGGCAAGGGGGGGCCGCAGCAGCACcgcctccaccaccaccaccaccatcccccGCACCACAACCACCAGCTCAACGGCCTCATCAGCCCCGAGCTGCGGCACCTGCGGGCCTCCCTCAAGAGCAAGATCCTCAGCTCggaggcaggggcagcccccGAGGGGCTGGAGAACAAGCGAGCCAGCAAAACAATGGGCTCCGGACAGCAGCAGTCATCACCCCCGACCACAGCACCGTGCTCATCCTCCCTTACCAaccacctccctccccagggaaggactgcaccctctcctccttctcccccagcagcagcagcaacaggggACAGGAGCCAGCCTGCTGCCACTACTACAGCTGCTGCTAAGACTGCAGCCCGCAATGGACTGGCAGGAGGGACTGgcttggaggaggaagagcaggaggagggggatgaaggagaggaggagaataaGTCCCTGCTGCTACTCTCCACGTCCTTAGCAGCAGCTTGCAGTTTGAAAGGCTCGGGAACGGACTCTCAGCCCGAGGAGGACCTAACGATACGATACGTCCGATACGAGTCAGAGCTGCAGATGCCCGATATCATGAGACTGATCACCAAAGATCTGTCTGAACCCTACTCCATTTACACATATAGGTATTTTATCCACAACTGGCCACAACTTTGCTTTTTG GCCATGGTAGGTGAGGAGTGTGTAGGTGCCATCGTCTGCAAGCTGGATATGCACAAAAAGATGTTCCGCAGAGGTTATATAGCCATGTTAGCAGTGGATtccaaatacagaagaaaaggaattg gTTGTATTGGAAACAGAAATCACAAATAA
- the NAA30 gene encoding N-alpha-acetyltransferase 30 isoform X1, with protein sequence MAEVPPGPSSVLSPQGDTLSPFPGGGGGAASSSSSTSSAAAAACTGAQDEEAEEEEEEEGPAGGREQQQRGGGGSDGGKGGPQQHRLHHHHHHPPHHNHQLNGLISPELRHLRASLKSKILSSEAGAAPEGLENKRASKTMGSGQQQSSPPTTAPCSSSLTNHLPPQGRTAPSPPSPPAAAATGDRSQPAATTTAAAKTAARNGLAGGTGLEEEEQEEGDEGEEENKSLLLLSTSLAAACSLKGSGTDSQPEEDLTIRYVRYESELQMPDIMRLITKDLSEPYSIYTYRYFIHNWPQLCFLAMVGEECVGAIVCKLDMHKKMFRRGYIAMLAVDSKYRRKGIGTNLVKKAIYAMVEGDCDEVVLETEITNKSALKLYENLGFVRDKRLFRYYLNGVDALRLKLWLR encoded by the exons ATGGCCGAGGTACCGCCGGGGCCTAGCAGCGTCCTCTCCCCGCAGGGGGATACGCTCTCCCCCTTCcccggaggaggagggggggctgcttcctcctcctcttccacctcctctgctgccgccgccgcctgcaCCGGGGCCCAGGACGAGGAGGccgaagaggaggaggaagaggagggaccCGCGGGCGGacgggagcagcagcagcgaggaggaggaggcagcgacGGCGGCAAGGGGGGGCCGCAGCAGCACcgcctccaccaccaccaccaccatcccccGCACCACAACCACCAGCTCAACGGCCTCATCAGCCCCGAGCTGCGGCACCTGCGGGCCTCCCTCAAGAGCAAGATCCTCAGCTCggaggcaggggcagcccccGAGGGGCTGGAGAACAAGCGAGCCAGCAAAACAATGGGCTCCGGACAGCAGCAGTCATCACCCCCGACCACAGCACCGTGCTCATCCTCCCTTACCAaccacctccctccccagggaaggactgcaccctctcctccttctcccccagcagcagcagcaacaggggACAGGAGCCAGCCTGCTGCCACTACTACAGCTGCTGCTAAGACTGCAGCCCGCAATGGACTGGCAGGAGGGACTGgcttggaggaggaagagcaggaggagggggatgaaggagaggaggagaataaGTCCCTGCTGCTACTCTCCACGTCCTTAGCAGCAGCTTGCAGTTTGAAAGGCTCGGGAACGGACTCTCAGCCCGAGGAGGACCTAACGATACGATACGTCCGATACGAGTCAGAGCTGCAGATGCCCGATATCATGAGACTGATCACCAAAGATCTGTCTGAACCCTACTCCATTTACACATATAGGTATTTTATCCACAACTGGCCACAACTTTGCTTTTTG GCCATGGTAGGTGAGGAGTGTGTAGGTGCCATCGTCTGCAAGCTGGATATGCACAAAAAGATGTTCCGCAGAGGTTATATAGCCATGTTAGCAGTGGATtccaaatacagaagaaaaggaattg GTACAAACTTGGTTAAGAAAGCTATTTATGCTATGGTTGAAGGAGATTGTGATGAG gTTGTATTGGAAACAGAAATCACAAATAAGTCTGCTTTGAAACTTTATGAAAACCTTGGTTTTGTGCGAGACAAGAGGCTGTTCAGATACTATTTAAATGGAGTTGATGCACTGCGTCTTAAACTATGGCTGCGTTAA
- the NAA30 gene encoding N-alpha-acetyltransferase 30 isoform X3: MAEVPPGPSSVLSPQGDTLSPFPGGGGGAASSSSSTSSAAAAACTGAQDEEAEEEEEEEGPAGGREQQQRGGGGSDGGKGGPQQHRLHHHHHHPPHHNHQLNGLISPELRHLRASLKSKILSSEAGAAPEGLENKRASKTMGSGQQQSSPPTTAPCSSSLTNHLPPQGRTAPSPPSPPAAAATGDRSQPAATTTAAAKTAARNGLAGGTGLEEEEQEEGDEGEEENKSLLLLSTSLAAACSLKGSGTDSQPEEDLTIRYVRYESELQMPDIMRLITKDLSEPYSIYTYRYFIHNWPQLCFLVVLETEITNKSALKLYENLGFVRDKRLFRYYLNGVDALRLKLWLR; this comes from the exons ATGGCCGAGGTACCGCCGGGGCCTAGCAGCGTCCTCTCCCCGCAGGGGGATACGCTCTCCCCCTTCcccggaggaggagggggggctgcttcctcctcctcttccacctcctctgctgccgccgccgcctgcaCCGGGGCCCAGGACGAGGAGGccgaagaggaggaggaagaggagggaccCGCGGGCGGacgggagcagcagcagcgaggaggaggaggcagcgacGGCGGCAAGGGGGGGCCGCAGCAGCACcgcctccaccaccaccaccaccatcccccGCACCACAACCACCAGCTCAACGGCCTCATCAGCCCCGAGCTGCGGCACCTGCGGGCCTCCCTCAAGAGCAAGATCCTCAGCTCggaggcaggggcagcccccGAGGGGCTGGAGAACAAGCGAGCCAGCAAAACAATGGGCTCCGGACAGCAGCAGTCATCACCCCCGACCACAGCACCGTGCTCATCCTCCCTTACCAaccacctccctccccagggaaggactgcaccctctcctccttctcccccagcagcagcagcaacaggggACAGGAGCCAGCCTGCTGCCACTACTACAGCTGCTGCTAAGACTGCAGCCCGCAATGGACTGGCAGGAGGGACTGgcttggaggaggaagagcaggaggagggggatgaaggagaggaggagaataaGTCCCTGCTGCTACTCTCCACGTCCTTAGCAGCAGCTTGCAGTTTGAAAGGCTCGGGAACGGACTCTCAGCCCGAGGAGGACCTAACGATACGATACGTCCGATACGAGTCAGAGCTGCAGATGCCCGATATCATGAGACTGATCACCAAAGATCTGTCTGAACCCTACTCCATTTACACATATAGGTATTTTATCCACAACTGGCCACAACTTTGCTTTTTG gTTGTATTGGAAACAGAAATCACAAATAAGTCTGCTTTGAAACTTTATGAAAACCTTGGTTTTGTGCGAGACAAGAGGCTGTTCAGATACTATTTAAATGGAGTTGATGCACTGCGTCTTAAACTATGGCTGCGTTAA